ccctgactgatgatacaagcagtccacgAAGTTTCCATACAcaagctagaaatccctttacctgggaccagcacttcccccagttcagtctttgttcctcaggtgtttccagttctcttgtgtggggaatGAGGCCAAGATATGATGTCACACCCCACCTTATGTAGCTTTttcatatggcaggaaccctttgttccaaacttaattcccagtccagtttgtggaaaaatacaggtaccaaaatggagttcagtgtcatgtggtctggtcacatgacctaacatgccttgctgagtcatagcagccattactcatagGCTGGCTGAAACCTTCACAGGAAGGCCAAACTCGtccacagtccattgtctttgttgatgagccatcagcactgtctggcttcttccctgtttgtacctgaaaggctcgttgtgggtgttacccagagtaagcacgttagaaatacagatacatagtcaatatccaTAACTTCCGATACAAACATGATCCATGCacacaaacaggataatcatattcaacaaatcataacttttccaatgacaccgcACATGACGCATCTtgcacaaaatgcatcataattatgtcctAATCATATTGTAATCATACCACTATAttgaatatggggtgtagtgtcagaCAGGGCCTAATTTCAAGGCACAGGAGTTGGGAATGGAACTTCCCCTCTTTGTGGAACAGGAAATaaccctccagccagggctgggaaaACTTCCCAGACTCTCAGTGCTGGGGCCTGAATCCACTCACACTTCATTAGTTACCACCACCCTCAATCTTTGTGccaactgcaaactttatcagtgatgattttatcttCTCTTCTAGATCATTGAtaagaatgttaaatagcacagggccaagaaccaatccttgcGGGAACCCGCTAGAAATAAATCCACTCGACCACggttccccatttacaatcacagtttttaatctatttaatgtatgctgtgtttattttgtatcattctagttttttagtcAAAATATTGTGCTGAACCAAGTcatatgccttacagaagtctaggtatattacatcaataccATTAGCTGCAACCAAACTTTTGATCTCATCCAATAAGGATATCcagtttgataggatctattttctcTAAACCTTTGTTCAtgggtattaattatattatcctcctttaattctttattaataaatccAGTATcggctgctccattatcttgcccagtaTCGATGTCCCCGACTGACACTCTTGTAATTAGCTGGGTCAtctcttttatattttttaaatattggcacagcattagATTTATTCCAagcttctggaatttccccagtgttccaagtcctaattaaaatcaacattaacagtccaccACCTCCTCTACCAGGTCTTTTAAAACTTGTGGagacaagttatctggacctgctgctttaaacatgtctaactttaatagTTGCTGTTTAATGTCCTCGTGAGTTAttgttggaatggaaagagtgtcgTGGTCAACATCTTATGATACGAGTACATCATCCTGTTTTTCTCCAAATCTAGGAGAGGAATATTTATTGAATGCTTTTACCTCTTCTGCATTGTTTTTGATAATTcttccatttccatctagtaatttaCTACTACCATGTTTATGATTAATTTTGTACTTAATTTACGTTTAAAAACTTCCTTCTTATTTTCATTGATTGATCATTGATTTCTGATAgcttcccttaccaattttctacaattctgacCTCCTAActtatattctttactattgacttcccctttcttccatataGTTTATGTGGAGAGTGTTGGGATTCCTACCAGGGAGCCACCAGCAGGGTCCAGAGACAGCCCCATCTCCTATATCAGGCTCTGGCTAGTAGGTATGTGATAACGTGAAAACCCTGCCTCAGTCCGTCAGCTGGGAGACACAAAGGTTCTCTTTTTCTACCCTCTGATGCCTCCTTGCTGCTCTAAGCAAGGTGGGGTGGGACTCGGTTAACATATGCCTCCTGGAGCTTCCATTTACCTGGTACTGCTGTTCCGTGAATAGTGGATCGATCTCACAGCGTCtatcctggctgtagtgtagacctgcccttaataGCCCATTTATTTATGTTCACCTCCTTGACCCTCCATGCATGTTCCAAGCTAATAAGCAATTTTCTGATAATGACATTTTATCTCGAGCGAGTATAAAATTGCCCACAAGACATGATTCTAGGTCCTAGATCATAAAATCAGGTCGGGGTCAACAGGAGTGAGAGTTTGGAGAGAGTcttggccccactctccccatctGCAGCAGCCACAAGCTGTCTTCCCTCCAGGCTCCTTGGATCTTTGAGCCTGTCCCTCCTGACGTTGCATGGCCCAGTTCTTGTTTCTTACCTTCTCCTTTTCCGGAAGAATTAGAGGCTGTTGTTCCTGAATTTTAGTGTTTAATTCCCCAGCCTTCTCCACACACTGGGGGAGTTTAATTCTCCCTCCCATTGCACCTGAGTCACTAGATTTCCTAATTCCCCAGAATATGCTTTTGCGATATCACAGTTCTGGGACAGCTAAGCCTCTGACCTTCCTCCATGGTCTGTTCAAGGAATGGCCTCTCAGGTGTCAGGCCTCTAGCCAGCCCCTCTCTATGGGTAGGGACCCACATGCCTCTCCTTTTTGGCCACGTTTGAGGATTGCAGCTTGTCCTCCACTGTGTTCACTGGATTAACATCCAGttgctgtgctttgctttctctccaagggttgtgagcagtgtgtgtgtgtgatagaggtGGGAATTTTGGTGATACTTGTATGATGCCAATacacacctcagtttccctctgtgattGGTATTGCTATGATTAGAAAGAGCAGGAGACACGAGGTGTTTTGTCACGTAGCTGTCCTGGGGTGATATGAATGGGTCATTAAGGACTGGCTGGGACCAACCTACATCAATGGAATACCCGACAGAGACAAGGGAATAATTGTCACCTGTCCATGGGAGGATCTCCGCTTGGCTGAGTGAAGCATACATGGGCTCGTTATGTTTCTGGGAGCAGGAAGAACTGGGCTCGCAGACGCAGGGAGCTCTACCGGAGCGAAGACAAATGAACAGGTACAGTGAATGGAAACCACTCTCTTTTCtacagcagcatggctccagggcaTTGGCCAGTATGGACTATATtgtcttctttgcttctctgtgctaAGCTAAGGACTTTCCAATGCTGTGTTTtggttgactaataaaccctgctATGTTTTAAATGTCTGCCCAGTGTCAAAGCACAAACTTGCTCTGTGCGTTGACTGAAGAACAGTCTCTGAACAGGAGTGTAGttcagctggacctgctggcagaGCTCACAGGTTGAAATAGGAGTGTTGAAACCAGAGGCTCAGTCTCAGGTGCTGAAGCTACATGGCCTATCCTTGTGGAAGAGTGGGACCCCTTGGGGGTCTAGTGCACTCAaggggcacctcccaaggacTGTTTAAAAGCCAGGGCATTGCACAGATCCTATGGATCCATGACAGTGTCAGTGGGCCTTATGGGGAAATGATATAAAGCAAGAAAAGCATTAGAATGCATATTTACCATCAGTCCTCCTGGGAATCCCCGATCATTTCCAAAGTGTCTTAAACCCTTCTTTAAAAGCTTACCTCTTGGTTATCAGGTCATGTCAGTTTGTAGCCCCAAAAGACCCCCCTCAGTCAGCTCAAATTCaactatttccccccaaaaagtcTGTCGTCTTCAGTCTCCTGAAAGAGGTAAAATCAGTCACTGCCCCTTTCTGTATGGGGCAAAGCTTCAAAAGATGGAGTTCTGTATAACCAGCCTTGAGATCCAGCCTTAGTGATACCAGATTGCACAGGAACCCATCCCTCAGCCCTCCCCAGTATCATCTGGCCCATCTTAGCATAATGGTCTGTGAAGTGTTCATGCTTTCAAGGGCTGGCTCAGAGATACAGATAACAGTCATAAGTAGGGCCAGTGTTTGCTGTCAACGAAAACAGAGTAATTGACAAACATGAGCAATATATAATCCTTTACAGCCTGAAAGTGCATTGCGGGGGAGGGAACAGGAGCCAGCTGTGTGGGGGAGATGGGGCCCAGACACTGGGCAGTGAGAGCCTAGATCTGGCTGTGTGCTGGGGAGATGGGACATGAACCAGCTGTGTGCAGGGGAGATGAGCAGGGGAGAGGTGCTGTTGATGCAGTCGAGAGCAGGTGCAAGCACGGTCCGCTCTGCAGTATGATGAGGGAGTCTGGCGTCCCACTGCCAAGTGCCCTGCCTCCCAAGGGGAAGCTCCACAGTGTTTTTTCTGAGCCCAGACTTGCATGAGGAGGGAAGAAATCGGCAGCAAGTCTCAAAAGCAGCCAGCCCCCAGCCTTTGCCCTGTGCCCTGGGGAGGAGTCAGATGTCTCCAGGCAGAAAGCTAGGGTTTGGGACCCTGCATCCCCACAGCTATTCTGGATATGaagggtgtcataactataaagggaagggtagtagctgtcctgtgtacagtactataaatccctcctggccagagactccaaaatccttttccctgtaaagggttaagaagctcaggtaacctggctggcatctgacctaaaggaccaataaggggacaagatactttcaaatcttggggggggaaggcttttgtttgtgttctttgtttgggagtgtgttcgttctctgggaatgagagggaccagacatcaatccaggttctccacatctttctaaacaagcctctcctatttcaaacttgtaagtaaatagccaggcaaggcgtgttagttttcctttgtttttctcaacttgtaaatgtaccttttactagagtgtttatctttgtttgctgtactttgaacctgagactagaggggagtcctctgagctctttaagtttgattaccctgtaaggttaatttccatactgattttacagagatgattttttacctttttctttaattaaaaaccttctttttaagaacctgattgatttttccttgttttagatccaaagggggttggaactgattcaccaggagttggtgggaggaaggaggggaatggttaatttctccttgttttaagatccaaggggttttggatttgttttcaccagggatttggtgagggtttttcaaggcttcccagggagggaatccattgatggtggcagccgaaccagagctaagctggtagttaagcttagaagtttttcacgcaggcccctacatttgtaccctaaagttcaaagtggggatctcagtcctgacaaagGGTGATTCCTGAAATTACGAGTAATTTCAGGGAAAAATACGGTAATAGCAATTTCTGGAAAACACTGGCCCTAGTCATAACGTTAAATACAATAGTCTCAAGATATAGACCTGTGTTCATCAGATCTGTCCCTCTGCCTTCACATAGTTCACTCTGCTGGTGggttctacctcttcccccattctgtgtctgtcttgtctgtttagactgtaaattcttcagggcatggGCCATCTACTATTCCGGGTTTGTattgtgcctagcacaacggagaCCCACTGTTAGTTGGCTCTTAGGCACTAAGGTAATGAATATGATTTATAATAAGAACTCTCCTGCCATTTAGAGCCAAGGAAGCCGAACTTGGGATGTTACTGCTTAAAAATGAGCTGGGGTTAAAACTATGGACTATTCCTTGTGACAAGTATCCCACAAATTCCATGGACCTTCCTTGTTTTCTTTGCCTTCCCAGGGTTTCCAATgtccaaacctgatgtgatctcaCAGCTGGAATGAGGGGAACAGCCGTGGGTCTCAGACCTCTATGGCTCTGAAAAAAGTGCTCCCGAGAGCTGACTGCACAGGTGAGGAATTGGATAAACCATCTCAAAAACTGTCCATGAATACAGGAAACATTTGGGATGCCCTACAAAGACTCTCCAAGTTGTAAGCTCTCCAagttcaggattgttccctgcagatgTGGAATCATTAGACAGATGTCATTCATGGCTTCCTACCTATCCTGACTGACAGTTGGCAGCAGCTCCCTCCCCAATCGCACTTTCCCCTGAGAGTTCTGGTGAGTTGCacacccagaactgatcccttcctctctgtcctctggggaagggtttggggaaAATCAGCTCCTGATAGGTTTGATCTCTCCCGCACATACTTTGGTTTGTTCATccctttttccattcctctctctgagatttcctttctctctggTGCAGGGAGTGACCTATGTCTggattctctctgtctcccatcaGGTGACGGGATGGTGAGTGAGAACGAGGAGACACcccagcaggaagatgctgagcaaATAGAACCACATGAAATATTATCAGGAAGATCCAAAGGGAATGATTCCGGGAGTTGTGCACTCCCAGAAAAAGCCTGTGAGActcagcacaggccagaggaAAACTTCAGTAGCCACTCAGACCTTATTACACGCGAGAGCATCAACTTGGAAGATacatgctacatatgccatgagtgtgggaaaagcttcaatgggagctctgACCTTCTcgcacatcagagaatccacagaggagagaaaccctacacgtgctctgagtgtgggaaaagcttcaatcggaGCTCACACCTTACCAGACATAGgagcatccacacaggagagacgccCTTCACATGcgctgagtgcgggaaaagcttcaatcggaGCTCAAGCTTTAttagacatcagagaatccacacaggagaaaaaccctacacgtgctctgagtgtgggacaTGCTTCAGTTATAACTCAGTCCTCATCTCACatcggagaatccacacaggagagacaccCTACATGTGTTCtgtgtgtgggaaaagcttcaatcagagctcaagccttattagacatcagaaaATCCATACGGGATGGacaccctacacatgctctgagtgcgggaaatgCTTCAGTTATAGATCAGCCCTTAGCACACATCAGAGAATTCACACAGGTGACAAACCCTAcggatgctctgagtgtgggaaacgcTTCATGGATAGTTCAGCCCtcatcacacatcagagaatccacacaggagagagaccctatatgtgctctgagtgtgggaaaagcttcaatcagagatcacaccttattagacatcagacaATCCACATAGGAGAGACGCCCTACACATGcgctgagtgtgggaaaaatttTAAGCAGGGCTCTGCCCTGATCacacatcagagaacccacacagggGAGGTGCCCTACaaatgctctgagtgtgggaaacgcTTCAGTTATAGCTCAGCCCTCATctcacatcagagaatccacagtaGAGAGACGTCCTACacgtgctctgagtgtgggaaaagcttcaatcagagttcaagccttattagacatcagacaATCCACGCATGAGAGAACTGTAATAAATGCCTTGATTCCGGCTggcaaaagattttgtttttttaaaaaatcacaattgCGAATTCCCACATAGCGATCTTTGCACCATCTGCACCGTGGTCTCTCAGCTCCCCTAGATGAGttgcctgcttctgccttttgCAGCTCCCCGTTCTTTGGGGTcagtcctgtgattttttttctatcaaCTCTTCCTTTTGAGTCATGGGACTGTGTGTCCCTTCAGCCAGGAATGTTCATCAGCtccaggtgggggagagaggtttGATCCCAACAAGCTACACTGAGGCAAAAACTACCTGGGCCTGACATCGACTAGGACTGCACATGGTGTTGGCTGCTCAAGTTAGTGATCTTGGTGTAAAAAGACAATTATAGTTGTAGTGCAGATGTAGCCCAGGTGCGGTGATTGGCATTAGCTTTCCCCATGACCTGACCTAAACTCCATCACTTTTCCTAGTTTAAACAAACCCTGAGCATCACGGTTATACTGTCctcccatttcaaagcaattGTTAGTCATCAACAAATTGTTTCGTTCCTAGTTGCTCTGATGTTGCTTCAGGTTGTGCTGGAGAGCAGATATTTTTACTACCGCTTTtctcacttaaaatatattgaactataacaaagagcaggaacagggcagggataggaaaaaatgtcatttcaccctctgtaacaacagaagaagaagaaggggtAAGTCAGAGGGATTCCCTTATTCCCCATCACCATCCCAATCCCCCTGTTGTTCAGTTGGTTAGgtcaatattttttctaaaggGCTGGGAAGAGGATTCCCTAGTAAATGACTTGGAACTAGGCAAAATACCCATGCATTGGGTTCCCAAAGCAGTTgtggcccaggccctgcaggaGGTCACTCCTGAAGTGATCTCCTCCCTAATCAGGTGTGTGTTGCCTGTTATTTGGGAAATGCAATCCCTATCTAGGTAGCGATGGGGAAAATGGAAGTGACGTTTCTGTTCAGTCACCCCTGGAGATGCTGCAAATATGTAGGAAATGAAATCCGTGTTGAATGTGATATAGCTGCAGAAAGATACCTATTTCCAATAGATACCTGACATTTGGTGTTTTACAGGGATTCTAAGCCACTCCTGAATTTAGTCCCTAATTTGAATCTGTGCCACCAGATAAAGGAAATAAAAGGGTATATTTGGGGGAGTTATTCTTCACTTTCACTACTGATGTACTGTGTGGTTGGTGAAGAATTCTATGACGGAGAAGTGTAAAATTACTCCAAGAAAGGGCAAAGATTGGACAAGAACTCAGGTAGAAACTGCAGGTACGAGTAGTTGATTTTCACCCTAGAGATGGAAGCTATGGTGACCTGTGGCCCaggtaaactatttttaaaacgcTGCTCCCTAGTTAAATGGTATTGATCATGGTCCTAAAGGATGCCATGATTAAATTGGGAACAACTGTTTTTTAccatttggatccaaactttcatgaagcacagagagaaacaGCTGATTCCTTCAGAGCCATTCCATGAATATGGGTCCCAATCTGGCTGACTTGCTGGACAAGAAGCACTTCCATGCTGGGCAAATGATGGTAGCCAATGAGGGAATGTATCAGATTCCAAGTTCAGACTGCAGGATACATGAATGTTGAGTCCAGAGTCTGGTTTGGTCTCTTAGCTTTGCTATTAAGTCATGCATTTATATCACTTCTCCACCTGCTGCTACTTTGAAAGATTAGAAAGTGTGAAAATAGAGCACAGGTGCTTTTTCTCATAATGCAACTTTCCCACGACGTGTGAGACCCCCTTCCATCCACACGTATGGGAGAAGAGCCAGGGAGAAATGAACTCACAGAAATGGAAGGCTCCTAGGTTATTATAGAATGTGACTTCACACAAAGCTCACTGGATGGAAATGGGAATTAAGAGAAAACTGCCCTATAGGTTTATATTTTGTAATCTTTGAATAAGTTATTACCAGCAACGATTAAATTAAACATGAAGTTAATTAGTATAAAATAAGAGGCTGATTATGTGATAACTTTCAGTGTTACAATATAGTTCtagttctctccctgccccctcctactATATTGGAAATGGTGGCTAATCCTGAAAAGTAAAACCTCACTCCAAAGGAATTTGAGTGGGGGAACATGTGAGAGAAATAGCACATATGAAAATAGAGACCCAGTGTAGACtataattatttctatttcaaatggaatttattttgataacgtttaaaataaattttctgtTAAGAGGAAAATTGCTTGAAACCAGATGTGTAACCTTTTACTGAGTTAGAGGGGAACAGCCACAGAGTTCCCCAATCCGCTTGTTTGCTAAACAAAGACACATCGGGCAGGAGAGGTCAGCATTTAAAATGGTGATGGATGCATGATGATTAATTTTTGCAACCAGTTATTTTTATGGGTGCTGAGGCCCCTTTTCCTTTGGAGGAGGCCAGCTGTTAGAGCCCAGCTATTTAACCCTCAGGCCTGGCCATGGGAACCTCCCCATAACTGGCCTTATGTTTCTTTCACGTTTGATACCTTTGGGGTTCGCATGTCCACACTACATGTGGTTTACGGCAGCAAATACTTTGAAAAAACTGCTGGTTTAAGCAATGCTATTCCAAACTGACGTTGGCCCAAACTCTGCCTCACTTCATCTAGAGTGGGACATGTCTGTATCGAAGGGTCAGTTCACACCTGATTTGCCCAGAGACCTCATGGGAGGTGTGGTGAGGTGGGGTAAGCTGGAATCTACAACAATGAAGTAAAAGGTAAGGGTGGAAGTCCTTCAGCTTTCAGATCAAcaagcctgttctgttcattccctctggagcatctggcactggtcactctcAGCagcacactgggctagatggcccattggttTGACCTACTATGACCAGTCTTGCGTTCTTATGTAAGTCGTCTAAGAGAGACTGACTGCCAGGATCCCAGGACTGATCCCCTCTGGGGAGTGAAGCACAACGGCGACAGGCTATGCAGCCTTCACCAGTCTCCCTGTACCTGAAAAGCCTGCAACCGGAAGTGCTGGGCCACCTATGCCATTACCTGATTCCTCAACTGCAGCTGCAGTTCCTACTCCAGGTGAGTCCAAAGCTGAAGAGCTGCAGAGATCCAACCCCTTGTAAtctttgacatttattttcctttttctatttttgtctatTGTTTTCTTATGGACATGGAGCCTTCCAGCCTTTCTATTCGATTGGGGTGTGACAGTGTGGTTCagtgggggtgagtgtgtgaaCACCTCTGAAATCTACACAGGGAAGATGCTAAGAATAGTTCCCTAAATCTTAATAGCCTTAAAACTCTGCCCTATGAAATGACCGCAGGCAGCTCCTTTCCCTATGGAAGCGTTCAAAAGAATTGAGCTGTCACAGATGTTCATTGTTCAGCGAGAGCTGTTTGAACTTCTTTTACTGCTGTCTCTGTAAGGTCTATCTGTGTTTTGGGGCGAGAGGGCGAGGAGAAATATTAGCAACGCAATAGTGAAATCTAAGGAGAAAACTAATTTGCTTTGAGGTCGTGGGCTGAATGTAAGCAATAATTTGGTATCGGTACTGAAATAGTCAGCTGGCTAAATCTGGGATGCACTGCCTGGGTGAAAATCTCTGATTGGCGTTTCAGCATCACTAAATATGAACCTGCCTCCTTGGGTTGCTGTTTTAGGATTTATAAGGGTTTGATTTTCTCCTGTATTCATCTGATGGTTTGACTAAATTGATGACTTGATTCCAACGCAATATCCTTGTTAACTCATCGATTTACTGATTTGACCTGAACTTTATCATTGTA
This DNA window, taken from Trachemys scripta elegans isolate TJP31775 chromosome 23, CAS_Tse_1.0, whole genome shotgun sequence, encodes the following:
- the LOC117869181 gene encoding zinc finger protein 501-like isoform X2 yields the protein MALKKVLPRADCTGDGMVSENEETPQQEDAEQIEPHEILSGRSKGNDSGSCALPEKACETQHRPEENFSSHSDLITRESINLEDTCYICHECGKSFNGSSDLLAHQRIHRGEKPYTCSECGKSFNRSSHLTRHRSIHTGETPFTCAECGKSFNRSSSFIRHQRIHTGEKPYTCSECGTCFSYNSVLISHRRIHTGETPYMCSVCGKSFNQSSSLIRHQKIHTGWTPYTCSECGKCFSYRSALSTHQRIHTGDKPYGCSECGKRFMDSSALITHQRIHTGERPYMCSECGKSFNQRSHLIRHQTIHIGETPYTCAECGKNFKQGSALITHQRTHTGEVPYKCSECGKRFSYSSALISHQRIHSRETSYTCSECGKSFNQSSSLIRHQTIHA
- the LOC117869181 gene encoding zinc finger protein 501-like isoform X1, which translates into the protein MALKKVLPRADCTGSDLCLDSLCLPSGDGMVSENEETPQQEDAEQIEPHEILSGRSKGNDSGSCALPEKACETQHRPEENFSSHSDLITRESINLEDTCYICHECGKSFNGSSDLLAHQRIHRGEKPYTCSECGKSFNRSSHLTRHRSIHTGETPFTCAECGKSFNRSSSFIRHQRIHTGEKPYTCSECGTCFSYNSVLISHRRIHTGETPYMCSVCGKSFNQSSSLIRHQKIHTGWTPYTCSECGKCFSYRSALSTHQRIHTGDKPYGCSECGKRFMDSSALITHQRIHTGERPYMCSECGKSFNQRSHLIRHQTIHIGETPYTCAECGKNFKQGSALITHQRTHTGEVPYKCSECGKRFSYSSALISHQRIHSRETSYTCSECGKSFNQSSSLIRHQTIHA